One part of the Vicinamibacteria bacterium genome encodes these proteins:
- a CDS encoding DUF1326 domain-containing protein, with protein sequence MAFARCGEMADQWLFKSETYDNCNCAVNCGCQFNLPSTHGYCQSAFVGNIVEGHFNDTPLTGLNWAALYKWPGEIKGGNGKRQIVIDEHVDEAQRTALETIISGEAGAPLSNLFSVFASTCSEFCKTLFLPIDLEANLELRTARVHIPGVMRSTGRPI encoded by the coding sequence ATGGCTTTCGCGAGGTGCGGTGAAATGGCTGATCAATGGCTATTCAAGAGCGAAACTTACGATAACTGCAATTGCGCGGTGAATTGTGGTTGCCAGTTCAACTTGCCGAGCACCCACGGTTATTGTCAGTCAGCCTTTGTCGGCAACATCGTTGAAGGCCATTTCAACGATACGCCGCTCACGGGCCTGAACTGGGCGGCGCTTTACAAGTGGCCCGGCGAAATCAAGGGCGGGAATGGCAAGCGCCAGATCGTCATCGACGAGCATGTAGATGAAGCTCAACGGACCGCGCTGGAAACAATCATCTCGGGCGAGGCAGGCGCTCCCTTGAGCAATCTTTTCTCCGTTTTCGCGTCGACATGCTCGGAATTTTGCAAGACACTGTTCCTGCCGATCGATCTCGAGGCGAACCTGGAACTGAGGACCGCAAGGGTCCATATACCGGGCGTCATGAGGAGCACCGGCAGACCGATCAT
- a CDS encoding FAD-binding oxidoreductase — protein sequence MSDTLKALTDAIRGRVITASDSDYDDARVVYNAMHDRRPKAVIQCMDSADVMAAVAAARDGGLHLAIRGGGHSVPGFGTVDDGLVIDLSRMNNVRVDPDRKVARVGGGATWGDLDHATYPFGLAAPGGIISTTGVGGLTLGGGIGHLTRSVGLSIDSLLSADVVLAAGRQVTASNYQNEDLFWALRGGGGNFGAVTSFEFQLHEVGDIVGGPIFYEFDDAAAVLQGYRESIADAPEQLGCFFGWQIAPDLPFIPADRVGDLFCVLVTCWNGPHEEAERVLQPLRDVAEVKAEQIGVMPFPALNSAFDGMVPKGMQHYWKADFITELTDEAIAAHIEHGKKTPHISSSMHLHPINGAAQRVGADETAFGHRDKNFSPVIAGIWSDPADNEANIKWVKDYYAAIHPHSGIDGGYVNFMSSDDDHRAAANYGANYERLAAVKATYDPDNLFHINQNIAPANGVEHHGFREVR from the coding sequence ATGAGCGACACGCTCAAAGCATTGACCGACGCGATACGGGGTCGCGTCATCACCGCCTCGGATTCTGACTACGACGACGCTCGCGTTGTCTACAATGCCATGCACGACCGCAGACCCAAAGCCGTTATCCAGTGCATGGATTCGGCCGACGTGATGGCCGCGGTCGCCGCTGCCCGTGATGGCGGCCTCCACCTGGCAATTCGTGGAGGGGGCCACAGCGTTCCCGGATTCGGCACGGTGGACGACGGTCTAGTCATCGACCTGTCGAGGATGAACAACGTGCGGGTCGACCCGGACAGGAAGGTCGCCCGCGTTGGGGGCGGCGCGACGTGGGGTGATCTCGACCATGCGACCTATCCGTTCGGCCTGGCAGCACCCGGCGGGATTATCTCGACGACCGGGGTGGGTGGCCTTACTCTGGGTGGCGGCATCGGCCACCTGACCCGCAGCGTCGGGCTCTCCATTGACAGCCTGCTGTCGGCCGATGTCGTTCTCGCCGCTGGCCGGCAGGTCACTGCGAGCAATTACCAGAACGAGGATTTGTTCTGGGCGTTGCGCGGCGGGGGCGGCAACTTCGGTGCCGTCACCAGCTTCGAGTTTCAGCTCCACGAGGTCGGTGACATCGTGGGCGGCCCGATATTCTACGAGTTCGACGATGCCGCGGCGGTCCTGCAGGGCTACCGCGAATCCATTGCCGATGCGCCCGAACAGCTCGGATGCTTTTTCGGCTGGCAGATAGCTCCTGACCTGCCGTTTATCCCCGCGGATCGCGTCGGGGATCTGTTCTGTGTGCTGGTCACTTGCTGGAACGGTCCACACGAGGAGGCCGAGCGGGTACTCCAGCCACTACGCGACGTTGCCGAAGTGAAAGCGGAGCAGATCGGCGTCATGCCGTTCCCGGCGCTCAACAGCGCCTTCGACGGCATGGTCCCGAAGGGCATGCAGCATTACTGGAAAGCAGACTTCATCACCGAGCTCACCGACGAGGCGATCGCTGCTCACATCGAGCATGGCAAAAAGACACCGCACATAAGCTCGAGCATGCATCTCCATCCGATCAACGGTGCGGCTCAACGGGTCGGTGCCGACGAGACCGCCTTCGGACATCGAGACAAGAACTTTTCCCCGGTAATTGCAGGAATATGGTCGGACCCTGCCGACAACGAGGCCAACATCAAGTGGGTGAAGGACTACTACGCAGCGATTCATCCCCACTCGGGCATCGATGGAGGGTACGTCAACTTCATGTCCAGCGACGACGACCACCGTGCGGCTGCAAACTATGGCGCCAACTACGAGCGGCTCGCGGCAGTGAAGGCGACCTATGACCCGGACAACCTCTTCCACATCAACCAGAACATCGCTCCGGCGAACGGAGTTGAGCATCATGGCTTTCGCGAGGTGCGGTGA